The Amphiura filiformis chromosome 1, Afil_fr2py, whole genome shotgun sequence nucleotide sequence ATTTATGAGAcatgtgccttaaccacttggccatgaTAGCTTTATGATTAGGCTGACTGAAATTTAAACTCATAAGCTTTACCTCAAAATTAGGTTTGCCTGCATAGGAATGGGTCAATATGTTTGCTCCAACTAAATGTGTTGATTTTTTAAAGGTATGCAGCCCAATTAGACAGCTGAGACACATTTGGGATGTCACAAACATTACCATAGTAACATTTAACCCTAGCATGAAATAAACACATGTTTATGGTATTTCAACCCTAATGACAATCAAGTCACAGACAAATCCCAACCTCTCACAATCCCCTAAATTACATAAGGGTTCCCTGTTACCTCATGTGGCAATGTTTGTGACATCCCGGGGAATGGCCCATTATAAAtggaaaaatgtttttggaagaAATCAGCACATTATTTTTGTCAGCCTGCTTTtatagggacaccctgtacatggtcTACTGGCACCCTTTATTAATGGAAACAATTTGTCAAGTTGgattattaattcattaattatttaCATTCATATATGATGAGACCATGTATCCCATGCCAGGCAGCAAAGATGACACAAGCTGTACTGAATCTGCTCTTGATATCAAAACCAATATTATACACTCTGATTTGacattattcattttttaaatagaatctctgctcatttatttttgattctGCATCTAGATATAAGCTTACTGATCATTTTGATTATATTACCACTGATTATCttatcaaaattaatagtttcagttttattttaacaaataaCTATCCCAATTGACAAGATCTCCAAGTTTTTCCAACTCAAGTTGGGTCATTTATGACAAGAATCATTAGAAtctattcatttttaaaaatgacaaagcaatcttatcaaattttgatgagaatatccaatatcttcattttgaagaaaaatctgtTACGTCACAGGTTTCTATTCAAATATGAGTTGAtcaatttaaggttattaattattaattattttaaactgttgtgatttggtagttcacagcatcttacgaatgttagggagctttggcaaaaactgcattggtcaattcatagcgagtgtgtagaagaattacaatatcacagatatacttttgtaggtgctgcggttcttgagttacgttgtaaagagggcggaaacaacaacacttttgtaaaacgtacataactcattaacaacaataaattaagcaagtttgcaaagtatacgatttgtagaatttgcaaaacatcaaggtgttaatttttaataatatattgatctacataatgaaaatcgatttttaggttgcttcgaccaacaatacctcgtctacccttaagagtgTATACAATATGGTACCAGGTACTGAATTGATGGTATTtcacaaatattaattttatttcaggtATTTTAATCATCAAGATTTCTGCTGCTGTGCAAGGCTGGTGTAGTAGTGTTTAATCTGACACACAATATGCCTACGTAGGCTACATTACAAACGGTAGGCCTTATGTGTGCGTGATTTTTAATAACTTTCTGTTGTGCATACATGCAAAATCCAATGTTGCATGCATGCAATTGTTAACaataatcaggcatgagaatggcttttttgaaaactgcctgaaaaaagCACATGAATTTGGCCTTCAAAGGTCCAAAACAGGctaaaaaataaacaacaaaaaatgaGTAAATTGGGACATTCAAAacagcctgaattcaggcaaaagcctgaaaattctcatgcctgaataatGCAATGAACTTGTCTAGACACAAATATTATGTTATTTCAATACTACAATATTGTGCATAAATATTGGATCAGAACCAATGACTTGCAAACACTGAACTTTGAACTCTGTCAGGTGAGTGATACAGTTACAAATTTGGCACAAATCCATGATCTATTTTTACGAAGATACTTATAGAatgaatttgatttgatttcaaaTTCAGAATGTACCATGTGTCATGCACTCACACAATTAATTAGCTGCTTGGTCCAAATGTGCCAAAATCAGGATTTTGTTGACTTTTGTCATCACTGTCATGGTTTTAGCAAATGACTGATTGTTCAACAGAAGTACTTGATCAGACCCGTAACCAAGGggggatgccccccccccccctccattgccaaaggcccaaaatgaaaacaagcactgacataatgGAGGGGGATAGGgctttttcaattgcttcaccacgtctctggaatactctgccaacctacattaaactaagtacatctttaacacagtttaaaagttctttaaaaactcacttaatgaaagaagcattttactgatgtgcatcaccatattttgttcacctattgattgttgttcatgtgtagattaagttgtaatgaaaattaatttttattttgtagtttaagttaatctatgtatcgcgccttgagcgccatttatttggtggagatgtgcgcattagaaattcacattattattattattattattataatttctagaaactgctttaacatgtgtatttccctatactttgaaAAGGGAAGTTCCACGCCAAATtacctgaaatcaggaaatttcctgaagatttacatccagGCTACCAAAAAGTCCCCTTTTGGCCTGTACTTGATCAATCAACATGTTTACACCGAGCACCTTGCATCCCTGTACTTTTATTCCATCATATTTTTAACCCGTTCACTATCTACTGGGTTCTTTCAGGGCAACAATTCACTATCCACATATTTTAGTGGGAAGGATGGAAGTCCACAAAAACTTTTTTGTAACTTTCAAGCTCTATCAAGTTAAAGCCGttgtaacatttactgaggagggcaccctcaatgtttttcacaattacacaattgtaatgtacttgaaTAAACTAACATACACTGCAAATATCAAGGCTTTAGGGGCTGTATCTGtgatacaatttgagattttcaatAAAACGATGTGTCCAGGCGGTTTATTCATACGATCAAAATATTAGTTGAATGCatatgtgatgttcataacactgtacgtaTATACATGGCATATGGGATTGTCATAACCAGGGTTCGAatttggctgtatcgcatagcagtttgctccacattttgaagtaactgctacccaattttgcatttgtatactATAggactttttatagtgctttagtatatggaagtatcctgattatgatgaattagccaaaaactacTACGCACAAATTTTTTAATTCGAACcctggtcataacacatcaacagGATCAAACTCAGTCACAATGGACAGCAGTGACATTCATTGAAGACATAGGCGCTGGAATTCAAGAATGATTTTCTTTGCGtcgcctcatttgtttggctcgaaattaaaaggggacataataATAGTGAAAACATTGGAAAACAAATGAGAATCTATTCTCGATGGAAGTCACACATTATTGCTCTACATTATGTAAGTACCTCTTAATGACTCACTAGCTACCTCATTTCAAAATAACATGAGTTATCCAGCATTTATGACATGGTACTTACCACATTGGAAGCAAATTTTCTAACTCTGAAGAATATGACTACGATAAACGTCGGTAGAAACTCCCAGACAAATAGTACTATACCAAACACTAAGAAACGAGTACCTTTTAAATAGCCCAAATCAGCCtgcaaaataaaatgaatgaaaaatatgtCATCCTATTATATTGAatatgtgtatgtatgatgtatGTAATATAAAATGAATGTTGTTGAAAAAAGATTGCAACAAGATTGACTATTTTGAAGAACAACTCACACAATCTCCAAACATAATCTTCATATGTCAATTTATTTCAggtattttgtaaaataattatttagtTTTCTATTTCATTAATGTTATGACCATgagttaatatttttattaattttacgcTTGTTCATTTCCTTCTTTCATCTGTTTCCATAACCTTTCAACtttcttgttttgtttgtaaCTTGCCTTGTATGTTTCCTGTTGCTTCTTCTTCCCTGTTTACATTTGCAGGGTTATATATTTTCAGACAGAAGGGCTTATTTTTCCATAATATTATTCTTTTCCATGACTTGAAAATGGTATTTTTCTTCCAGATTATCCCAAAATAATTTCCCTGGTGAGTGCCATACCCACAAAGAAGGGAAATTGCAGTGAATATAGCATTGATTGTTCATCCACTTGTTACTTTCTGCTCCCTCCCTCATTCAATCAGACCCTTCACCCTTGATCTCTCTCTCCATTTCTCtatctcccccaaaaaaaaaaatcctaaaatcaCTCTAGAATTGAGGGGAGCATTTCACAAATTTGCACAACCATTGTACAAGTGGTCAACttccaaaatatttcacaattacAATTACATAACTGGTACGGAATATACCACCTAAAATTTGATGACATCAATATAATCATTTGGAAAACATTTGCCTTTTGGACTGTTATCTTCACCAAGGATCACCTTATCTACATGTAATGTGTTTATTTAGATGATGATCACAAGATACAGAGATTGAGTAACTAAACCAGTGCTGACACTGATGGTACATAATACAAAATATGATTTGCATATTTGAAGATCAAGAGTACTTTATGAAGCTTGTGCAACAAAACAAAGGATTCCAACtcggcaaacacaaaatgttttacagaaaacgtttaaatgttataTGTATAccagtataaaaacgttttaaataacattcaaaaaacatttttgaaaacttgatgcaaacattataaacagaatgttaaaagtgttgacaaaatattatgcaaatatgtTTGCCTAACATATTAACGGTcacgttttgaaaatgttttcatgatctttatatgacccgtgttatgaaaacattttgaataaagatttTTGTGTATGCTGGGAATACAATTTTTAGTGCAGTGATTtgtagtgcgctatgcacaggaaTAACCTCACAAGCCTCAGCATGCTTTTATACAGGAATTTGGTATTTGCTGACCAttgtggcccaagacacaccatattataaatcatttttttatacattgtacatgtatacaatgatAAACCATCACAGCCTGGATCATCTCCATTGTACTGGTAACCAAGACAATAGCAGTTGCAGGGGAATTTCTAGttcaattaatttttttctaaaaacaaGCAAAGACTGCGACTGGGAACTCAAATTGCCAAACACCATACATACCGATTTaacatgtttgctttttttttttcgtactATGATGCGAGATCACTGCAAGTTAgatctttgtatacattttatgccAGGATCAGGTGATCATGGATATGGTACATGATCATGTTAGTAGGAAGCAGGATTCAATTATCAAATGTGCTGTAATTTCTACACCAAACTGTGACCCACATTATTCACTGGAATCATCATCCATATGTGTCATGTATGCATGGTGGAAGTATGCTCTACATAAATTGAAGAACTCAGAACTAAAAGGGGACTAAGTCACATTGAGTACATTTCTAGATAAATGGCAAAGAAGGTTTTATGAAGTTTCAATGTAAGGAAGtggttttgtccatgcagttCAAATGTTGAATAACATTTCACTACATATGAAATTTGCACGGAGGGTGTAGATAGCCCCCTTCAGGAAAAATCTGACactaatttttcatgattttgtgccCCTTGGCCCTTTCAGTTCTGAGATCTTATGCTACCTTTGACAAAAGTAATGATGACAATTTATGTACCGTACTTTTTTGCATTTTGGTGCAAAGCATTCCCTCCCTATACACAATTTGAACATAACTGGCATTTCCTTTATTCCTCTTTTTTATGGCAACAGCTGAAATCTGGGAGATACCGCTGACGACATTTCGGCCAGGCACAAATGAGTggagtgacctggtgaagggggttgACTGTTGATAGCTGGTCAGGGcattttacaggacaggcaagtgtatcAACAATGATTGGGActgactgtaacaaggtcttttatcatcTTTTTCCAGATGAGCCACAGGGAGGAGATCTCGAGAGcggatttgatattttttttggtCCTGCCTGCagagatttgaacctgggacctcgcACAACAAAGCCTAAGACCTCAAACAGTGTGCCACACTGCTCCCCTGCTTGAATTACATGCCATGTGGTTGCAAACTTGTCTTTAATATTGGTCAGAGGCTGATATCAGGCATACATCTCTGACACTGCAATTAATGCAATATTCTAGGAAGGTTAATTATAATATGTACATTATGTGGCATGTGCAGTGTTTAAACTAAAGGCACATACGTTTCAAAGGCAGAATGTATTTAAAATCACATCGAATGCCCTGAATGATGGTGTTTTATAAGAATCATTcgatttttgttttttcattggtTATTTCCTTGTACTGAAAATGGTAATGAAAACCACATACCAGGGGGATTTCCCTACACAAACACAAGCACCTTTGATGAATAAGCACATCTGCCTGTAATATGTAACTGCCTCTCACAAATAAACTATGTACATTGTATGGTAAATAGTGTATCAGGAAATAACATGATCATTGTATATTTCCTATGTTCAGtacaaatttcaattgaatgaacactgcCTGACATAGCATGACGATTTTTTGTGTACAATGCGCGATGTACGCCACTACGCCAgcatgtgcgactgtgcgtgcacAACACAGAattgaatccaaccatgccaactcactcgtgattggttagtattgtatctaaGGTTGTGACATGTGCGGTCATGTCATAGTTTGCAATACGCGATAAGCGATCGCAGTTGGATCAAGTACAGTTGTTGAAAGCtgtattcattcaattgaaattcctactgTAGATCTTGCTTAAGTGAAATACATATTTATTCAAATTGCACAGAATCATAACTCAAACTGACAGGGAATTTAGCCCCCAAATTAACCCATTTATTTCACATCTAGGGATACAGGCTATTTCATAGAATATGTTCAAAATAGCCTTTTGTAAAAATAAccacaaatatatattttgagccCTAGACTGAATAGAAAGTAGTCAAAAGATTTTATATAATAAACTATATTTAGTGAGGAAATTTAAACTAAACAAATTATTACTAAGTTTCACTTAATTACTAAGTTTCACTTCTCAACTTTATTTTATggacattttatacataattcaaAGGACAAAGTTTATAACTTAAAATACAAGTCTTATTAGAGAACTATTAATTGCATGACATGACATCTATGTTTGTATGATACATGTAGTGTGCAAATTTTATGAAAACTAAAAAGCTTGTCAAAATCCCCCATAAAATATATACACTTCAAAATAAAAGACAATGTCCTGAACaaattataacaatttacaatagctaattaattaataattaatatttcaaaaataataaggaTCCACCAAGCACTGATATGCTCAATCGAAAGATCGTAAGTGCCTCCTGAAACTGTTCAGGCAACACAAAATATAAAAGTCACAATAATTAATAAGCAAATTAGTCCTACCTGGTCGGATACATTTATCCACCCAAAGCCAAATGAAGGACAGACATCAGTGACTGCTATTATATTATACACAGCTCTAGATGTGTAAAGTAGTACGATAAATGTGCATGCTAGGGTTGCTTGACAAGGCGTTGTACCCTGGGAAAAAGGAACAATAATCAAGTATGTCATATGTACTGCTAAAATGTAGCCTATCAGTTTTACAAATAATAAAGATTTTAGCATGATAGCATCCAAAATATAATACACAGACAGAGAACCACTGACAACCAATCAAAGGACAATTAGGCGGCGAAAAAAAGTTCTACGGGTGGAtgaacctttcaagtagggtcggtcaggctttttgctgaaccatgaaatggtatcagcctatatgtgtgaatgttactagcttacttactagcttacttactagcttactgactaaccatttggtcttaaatggacatatctctaaatgccacgaaggtatgaccccatgagtggtgtcatatgaaagaggaaaacataaagaatataataaaaatatttccaaacgtcagaggtcatcctggggtcacaggggtcaaaaaaggtcattttaaccgaaaatgctccgattgagctcaaatttaaatgcaatgatcattatgacattctaaacatgtttaaaacatttaaaaatttatttaaggtcattaaggggttataaaggggtcaaaggtcaaggttttcaaaatgctccaattgagctgaaatttaaatgcaatgatccttatgacattataaacatttaaaaaatattttaaaattcatttaaggtcataaaggggtcaaaggtcaagtttttcaaaatgctccaattgagctgaaatttatatgcaatgatccttatgacattctaaacattttaaaaacattttaagattcatttaaggtcattaaggggccataaaggggtcaaaggtcaagttttccaaaatgctccgattgagctgaaatttaaacgcaatgatccttatgacattctaaacatgtttaaaatattttgaaattcatttaaggtcattaatgggcaataaaggggtcaaatgtcaagttttcaaaatgcttcaattgagctgaaatttaaatgcaatgatgacagtggtataggcctaccacaatatactgccgaagccacatggttcagctatggtgcggttatcgctctagtttttttctttttggaaatgacccaaaaatcaccaaaatctataaatatttgcaatttgggaaaatacaaaaaaagtgtCCTGAAATTGTCGATATTTGGGTCAGTATTCATTTGTAgaggaaaataattttttcctgaatttgttcaaaatctggctcagtcgggcccgtagaacagggttttcttttttcatcgCCTTACTGACAAACTTTTCATCAAGTGACACTTTAGGTAAGGTTTTTGAACATTTTCCCCTGTATAGCCCACCACTACAATATACTGAACTATTTCCTGAACTTTACCAAGTACTTCCCTATTTGTTTTCCTGTAGATATACAGCATATAGCTAAGCGAACACAACTTTCAGTTCTTAGAAAACCAGGGTTTTTAGTTTACATTCCCTGAAAATAATACAAGTTACCACACCCAGCACCCAGGTGCATATAGCTAGGTTTTTTTGCAGTGGAGGTGGCCGGGTGCAGAATGTCCAAAATTAGACCTTTTTCCTGAATACATGTAAATTTGCTTGCAATTCTGTACTCAGTTTAAATTTTGTCATATAATTGAAATTTGAATCTTGGAAATCATTGGAATAGTGGCCAGTACCGTACCGGTACTATAAAAAGCAAcaattcagtaggcctacacccTGTGTTCATTTAGAGTTACATGTAAAAACAATATATTgcaaggacatacagacataagTAAAACAGTCCTGTGGACACAAGTTATTCTGGGTACtctttgcgctctactgctgccacttgtctttccattcctagatcccacaagttggctggtgacagagcattttccatcattgcccctgttctatggaatggcttgccttcccacattcgtgactctcccaatgtccaaactttcaaaaagaacctaaaaactcaccttttcacctaatgtttcctccctcttgcatttttccttttccatagcgctttgtttcttcatttaaaaagcgctctctaaatctgtgtattattattattattattattatacacttAACATTCAAGCTTATGATGACTTTAAAAGTATAATCTTGGCTGGATGAATGAAAAATTAGTTTTGTGTAATAAGTTTGACTTACCCTTGCTTCTAATAAAACATTTGCTGATGTCATATGATAAACCTTCCAGATACACACAGATAAAGAAATACCAGCTCCAACAAACAATACACCACTAATTATAACTCTGGCTAAGATTACTCTTTGGTTTTCTGGGTTCGGAACCATAGCACATGTAATATTTGTAGTAAGAAAGGCAATTATGACTGCTATGATGATGATTCTACTCCATTTCCGATGGTACTCGTATTCATTTGGTTTATGCTGAGCCTTAGCTTTAAATAAAACCTGCAAGTACAAGTGAAAAATAAGTTCATAAAAGTAAATACCCGGTATTCAAAAATGCACACCAACGCATATCACATCACAATTTAGTTTTTTAACTTCTCACAATACAGTACCGTACTCAGACTCACAATATATATGTACTGGTCAGTGTAACTTGTCTCGGTCTCGATCTTCGACATAGAgctcttgactacaacactgacaTAAACTTGATTACAATGTTGAATACATgtattatgattatgatgatatgttCAAATTTAGTAAGTGTCTTGAGAATTAACTTTTCAATTAAACCATAAATAAAACAATCATTTTTGCCTTTGACGCTTCAATTCTCAGAGCAGATGCATTCATCAATTTACACAAAAATGATACGGTATAATACTCAATATTTTGCGTTTTAAAACTTGATCATTCAAATGATTCATGTTGATACCGGTAGAGTTAAAAGTTTTTATCATGTTTGAAGCTAAATCAGATGTGCATACTTACCTGTGCAAAATATAATACCAGTAAACATAGTGTTGTAAACTGCAAACACACAGGAAAACTAAATAACAACCAGTGGAAGAAAAAGTCCAGTTTATTTGCAACAACATCATTgtgaatgtaaaatgaaaataatgttgTCCGTAGTCCTGCCCAAATCAGGCACAAGTACAAAAACACAGTTTGATAACTGAATCGTTTATGTTTGTAGTATAATATTAGAAAGAGTTGCGTATACACTAATAGGAATAACAACCCATATAATACAATGAAACATATCGTTAGTGAATTTTCTACTTTGGTCGGTATAGCGGGTACCATCGGCTTGTCAGGTACCGGTTCTGTTTTCGCATGAAATCGCACCCAACTGCGGTGTAAATCCATGCTGCTAAAAAGCTTGTCAAATCCCCGTGAATCATGGAATATGCACAAACATGATGATACGTATGTTGTTAACTATTCCTActgtttgaaaaaacattttcctGTTCTGTAGTGCATATAATGCGGAATATTTGAGCCTTCGCTTTGACAGCTACAGGTCTTATCGTGAAATACTCAGCTAAAGTGCATTGACCTTGGTGACCTTAAAACTTTACATTAATAATTTAGGGGATAATTTTTGCATCTAAATTATAATGCAACGATTTCAGTTATGTGATTTCAACCATGTGATTTAAGCCattttatacacaattttttgaaatattttcaatactaaaaaagtaaaaaaaactgCGTTAAATCCCTATAAAGTGTAATTTATTCGTTTTCACTTGAAATAAACTTTAAGCAAACCCCTTAATTTAGTGGTCTAGTCTTTCCGTCACGTgaaaaaaattgaattcatcttcTCGCCGTTAGATTGCGCAATAACCCAATCTACACGTTATAATTTTAAGTTAGAGATGGGCGATATTCTTGATTTTGGCCGCATACAGTCCCGACATACTGTAGTCATCGAGGGTCGTGcgtggggggcactcccacttcgGAGGTGTCGCGTATGTGGGCTGTTAAAACCCCCTTTTACAGCGTCGCTGTAGTCACCCAAAGAATCGCGCGGAGCGCACAAAAAgattgcattatcaaaatgtaggcctataacgccccttttttttaaattttgacccccatatATCGTTAGGcctatgaacacggcagagtgccgaatacgcaaaattgctgttctgagtaaatggcgtttgaaaatcttggaacCATTcaattggtccttctaaaaattgagaacattcttgaacactcatttgaaatgtatattatagaagtgaatgtgcacaaattatttgcaataattagatgttctgaaacaatcgatatcatccctccaaacgggtatttacagttattcggctttatgctgaatccaaaatgtctctaccgctGCGCAAATAGTTGTAttcgaggtcgaatacgcattcaactacgtgtaaaccatagcacgcattctagATTTGggacttttgtgtagaaattactggttgtccaaaGGCTGTAGACTTTACATTAGATATATAAGTTATAAAATAgccatccctgtaatatttagcaaaatccAATGATTTTAaaccagaaataacaatattggcctatattttgcatacAAGTTTTGGGATTCTACGagagcgcactcacattattaagccagggcgatatcatgtggggaatgtttgtacgtATAATTGTTTCACTGGATAGAAGACACctatagctatccattggtatcaaatataatagtaatataggatatttaatatagaaaattcagaGTTTTCAGCTATACACTACTACAGATCAACCTgattgtacagctaagtatacgattcgtcttttggtcgaattcattaattgcactcaggcgcgattcgtccaaatcaaaatttcggtATCTACGTCAGGGAGTAACATTTAccgttaatttttggtggaaataaaagatcatctgaaacataatcataagcatacaataactcaatttactcaaaattcttgattcgtcactctgccgaattcataacgatataggcctaggcctagcctGGGGACGCCTAggcatatttgggacccccttccgaagtaaatgatagcccctaatgaATAAATGGAGTCATTCGGTGAGAGATTCATGGTCAGCTTTtttccctattttttttttaaagggtctTGGTGCAGTGACGAAAACAAATTGTTCCcggggagggggcaagcgatttttagcaggccgagaggggggaaaaCGATTGGCGGGCCGTTTAGAAATTCAACCCCCGGGctcatcataattattgcatagcccccaGGTCCGCACACAGGTGGATTGCGACGCAAcccacaaaaagtcccaaaatttcagaatttgcgagccgAGCGAGtataaaatcaggttttttacgatttttttggacaaaaaaggccCAAATTTtgagtccacttttcacaaaattgcccccccttggaaaaaagcccaatttttcaaaatccgcaCCCCCCAAAATGAAATCAGGCTGCTTACGGGCCTGACAGCCCCTAATGCATGCTGGCATGTATGAAGTGACTGATCGGAACGAAAAAGAGCAACTTGATTGAGGAAAAAAGGTATCCCCCCG carries:
- the LOC140148487 gene encoding G protein-coupled receptor 137Ba-like, whose translation is MDLHRSWVRFHAKTEPVPDKPMVPAIPTKVENSLTICFIVLYGLLFLLVYTQLFLILYYKHKRFSYQTVFLYLCLIWAGLRTTLFSFYIHNDVVANKLDFFFHWLLFSFPVCLQFTTLCLLVLYFAQVLFKAKAQHKPNEYEYHRKWSRIIIIAVIIAFLTTNITCAMVPNPENQRVILARVIISGVLFVGAGISLSVCIWKVYHMTSANVLLEARGTTPCQATLACTFIVLLYTSRAVYNIIAVTDVCPSFGFGWINVSDQADLGYLKGTRFLVFGIVLFVWEFLPTFIVVIFFRVRKFASNVNLPHIMPDSVTPSRAYFFDNPRRYDSDDDLSRTHSSATTLADAGRDIPSIPNTPINSSTPSRFGYGTIIRTSSSYPTGQSRGQYGMPGMSPTRLFSNNVSIGGYNQIYD